Part of the Burkholderia humptydooensis genome, CGTTCGCCGCGCGCCGCGAGAAGACGGGCAGCGATTTCCTGCCGCACCATCTGCAACGGATCGCGGCGATCTCGTGCGTGTTCCGCGACAGCAACGGCTTTCGCGTGCGCTCGCTCGGCACGCCGGGCGACCCGGAAGCGACGCTGGTCCAGTCGTTCTTCCGGGTGATCGAGAAGTACACGCCGCAGCTCGTGTCCTGGAACGGCGGCGGCTTCGATCTGCCGGTGCTGCATTACCGCGCGCTCGTGCACGGCGTCGCGGCGCCGCGCTACTGGGACATGGGCGAGGACGATCGCGACTTCAAGTGGAACAATTATCTGTCGCGTTACCACACGCGGCATCTGGACCTGATGGATCTGCTCGCGCTCTACCAGCCGCGCGCGAGCGCGCCGCTCGACGCGCTCGCGAAGCTATGCGGCTTCCCGGGCAAGCTCGGGATGGACGGCAGCCAGGTGTGGACGGCATTCCAGGAAGGGCGAATCGAAGAGATTCGCAATTACTGCGAGACCGACGTCGTGAACACGTACTTGCTGTATTGCCGGTTCCAGCAGATGCGTGGCGGCCTGTCGCCCGCCGAATACGCGGAGGAGATCGTGCTCGTGAAGAGCGCGCTCGTGCAGGAGCCGGCGCCGCACTGGGCCGAATACCTCGCCGCGTTCGGCGCGTGACGCGGCGCGCGATGCGCAACGCGTGACGGGGACGTCGCGCTTTCCGTTCATCTCGATCCGCTTGCGCATCGCCCGGCTACGCGTCGCTCAATTCGAGCACGATCGGCTGATGATCCGACGCGCGCACCGCGCCGTCGATCTCGCAGCGTGATATGCGGTGCGCGAGCGTATCGGTGACGAACACGAAATCGCAGGTCATCGGCCCTTCGTGCCATTGCGCGGTGTCGTAGACGCCCGCCGTCATCGGCGGCGTCTTGCCCGGATGGCGCGCGAGCCATGCGTCGACGAAGCGCGGCGCGTCTGGAAACGGCGCGAGAAAGCGCCGGTACGCGTCACTGCGGTACGCGCTGTTGAAGTCGCCGCAGACGATCGCGTCGGCCGCGCGCGCGGACGGCGCGAAAGGGCCCGTCGGCGTTTCCGGCGGCGCGCTCTCGCGTGCGTGCGCGGCCGCCTCGCGATGCAGGCGCCGCAGCGCATCGACCTGCGCGAGCCGCTGCCGCGCCGAGTAGTACTCGAGATGCGTGACGACGACGCGCAGCGGCCCGAACGGCGCGCGCAGCGTGACTTCGAGCGCGCAGCGCGGCATCGACGGCGCAGCGGCGCTCGCGGGCCACGGCAGCGCGTGGCGCATCGCGCGCTCGACAGGCAGCCGCGTCGCGAGCGCGTTGCCGAATTGCCGGCGCGGCGCGCCCGGCTCGAGCGGCGGCAGATCGACGCCGAGCGCGTCGAACACCACGTAAGCTGGCAATAGCGCGCCCAGTTCGGCATACTGATCGCCGGACGGCCCGCCTGGCAGCGCGTGAAAGCCGCGCGTGACTTCCTGCACGCACAGCACGTCGAAATCGCCGAGGCCGCGCGCGGCGTCGACGGTGCGCGCGAGGTCGACCGTGCCGTTCGCGTCCCGTCCCCATTGGATGTTCCAACTGATGAGTCGCATCGTCGAATCTCCGTTGCATGACGGCCGTTCGTCTACAATCTCGCCTTTCCCCACAATCGTTCGTCAGGAAAAGCTGGTGTCAGAAGCCGTCCCTCTCTCCACGCGCCGCGCGTCCCATGCGGGCGCCGCGCCTGATCGCGCCCCGGTTCTCGATATCGATTCGCTCGACATGGAAGCGCGCGGCGTCGGCCGCGTCGTCGACGAAAACGGCGAGCCCGGCAAGGTGATTTTCGTCGAGGGCGCGCTGCCCGGCGAGCGCGTCACCTATTCGAGCTTTCGCCGCAAGCCGACCTACGAGCAGGCGCAGGTCGTCGATATTCTGCGCCCGAGCGTGATGCGCACGCAGCCAAAATGCGCGTTTTTCGGCACCTGCGGCGGCTGCTCGATGCAGCATCTCGACATGCGCGCGCAGGTCGCGATCAAGCAGCGCGTGCTCGAAGACAATCTGTGGCATCTCGCGAAGCTGCGCGCCGAGGCGATGTTCGCGCCGATTCACGGCCCGTCGTGGGGCTACCGCTATCGTGCGCGCCTCACCGTGCGCCACGTCGCGAAGAAGGGCGGCGTGCTCGTCGGCTTCCACGAGAAGAAAAGCAGCTACGTCGCCGACATGACGAGCTGCGAAGTGCTGCCGCCGCACGTGTCGGCGATGCTCGTGCCGCTGCGCCGGCTCGTCGAGCAATTGTCGATCCGCGATCGCATGCCGCAGATCGAGCTCGCGGTCGGCTCGCAGGTGACGGCGCTCGTGCTGCGCGTGCTCGAGCCGATCGACGCGGCCGACGAGGCGCTCCTGCGCGAATTCGCGGACGCGCACCGCGTGCAGTTCTGGCTGCAGCCGAAAGGGCCGGATACGGCTGCGCCGTTCTATCCGCTCGACGTGCAGCTCGACTACACGCTGCCCGAATTCGGGATCCGG contains:
- a CDS encoding 3'-5' exonuclease, producing MTPILVFDIETIPDVDGIRRLEDLPADLADAEVAEHAFAARREKTGSDFLPHHLQRIAAISCVFRDSNGFRVRSLGTPGDPEATLVQSFFRVIEKYTPQLVSWNGGGFDLPVLHYRALVHGVAAPRYWDMGEDDRDFKWNNYLSRYHTRHLDLMDLLALYQPRASAPLDALAKLCGFPGKLGMDGSQVWTAFQEGRIEEIRNYCETDVVNTYLLYCRFQQMRGGLSPAEYAEEIVLVKSALVQEPAPHWAEYLAAFGA
- the rlmD gene encoding 23S rRNA (uracil(1939)-C(5))-methyltransferase RlmD, producing the protein MSEAVPLSTRRASHAGAAPDRAPVLDIDSLDMEARGVGRVVDENGEPGKVIFVEGALPGERVTYSSFRRKPTYEQAQVVDILRPSVMRTQPKCAFFGTCGGCSMQHLDMRAQVAIKQRVLEDNLWHLAKLRAEAMFAPIHGPSWGYRYRARLTVRHVAKKGGVLVGFHEKKSSYVADMTSCEVLPPHVSAMLVPLRRLVEQLSIRDRMPQIELAVGSQVTALVLRVLEPIDAADEALLREFADAHRVQFWLQPKGPDTAAPFYPLDVQLDYTLPEFGIRMPFKPTDFTQVNHQINRVLVGRALRLLAPERGDRVLDLFCGIGNFTLPLARLAREGEVVGIEGSETLTSRALANAKENGVDGHTSFACRNLFEVTADDLRALGAFDKFLIDPPREGALAVSKALAEIAQSGEGPLPARIVYVSCNPSTLARDAGLLVHEAGYRLKGAGVVNMFPHTSHVESIALFERG
- a CDS encoding endonuclease/exonuclease/phosphatase family protein; its protein translation is MRLISWNIQWGRDANGTVDLARTVDAARGLGDFDVLCVQEVTRGFHALPGGPSGDQYAELGALLPAYVVFDALGVDLPPLEPGAPRRQFGNALATRLPVERAMRHALPWPASAAAPSMPRCALEVTLRAPFGPLRVVVTHLEYYSARQRLAQVDALRRLHREAAAHARESAPPETPTGPFAPSARAADAIVCGDFNSAYRSDAYRRFLAPFPDAPRFVDAWLARHPGKTPPMTAGVYDTAQWHEGPMTCDFVFVTDTLAHRISRCEIDGAVRASDHQPIVLELSDA